The following coding sequences lie in one Gemmatimonadota bacterium genomic window:
- a CDS encoding alpha/beta hydrolase, with the protein MTRSLFVMLALAAGMPGRVAGQAPWQPSPGHTQIPIWPGAIPDARPMKGAEVSVTVVDAAGKPKLVGGKPWIYIDRVSQPTITVYSPVGSNSGVAVVVFPGGGYSGLAIDLEGSEVCDWLTPRGITCVLLKYRVPCLKTGPYRDCRTALQDAQRAVGLVRFRAAQWHIDPHKIGVIGFSAGGHMVAALSTHFDKRLYPAVDAADKESCRPDFAIALYPGHLAVPERRFVLNPDIRVTSNTPPTFLLQAENDPVDPVENSRVYAAALKKGGVPVETHWYPVGGHAFGLRRTRYPITNWPPLVEKWLGTIGMISK; encoded by the coding sequence ATGACGCGCAGCCTGTTTGTTATGCTGGCCCTCGCGGCCGGAATGCCCGGGCGCGTAGCAGGGCAGGCCCCCTGGCAGCCATCGCCGGGCCACACGCAAATCCCGATCTGGCCCGGGGCGATTCCTGACGCGCGGCCGATGAAGGGAGCCGAGGTATCCGTGACGGTGGTGGATGCCGCCGGCAAACCGAAGCTCGTTGGCGGCAAGCCGTGGATCTATATCGATAGAGTCTCACAGCCGACCATCACCGTCTATTCGCCGGTGGGCAGCAATTCGGGCGTGGCGGTCGTCGTCTTCCCCGGTGGGGGCTATAGCGGCCTGGCGATCGATCTCGAAGGGAGCGAAGTCTGCGACTGGCTCACGCCGAGAGGGATCACTTGTGTCTTGCTGAAGTACCGGGTGCCGTGCCTCAAGACGGGGCCGTACCGGGATTGCCGGACGGCGCTGCAAGACGCGCAGCGAGCCGTCGGGCTGGTGCGCTTCCGCGCCGCGCAGTGGCATATCGATCCGCACAAGATCGGCGTCATCGGCTTTTCAGCCGGCGGGCATATGGTCGCGGCGCTGAGCACGCATTTCGATAAACGTCTGTACCCCGCGGTGGATGCGGCCGACAAGGAGAGCTGCCGCCCCGATTTCGCGATCGCGCTCTATCCCGGGCATCTGGCGGTACCCGAACGAAGGTTCGTGTTGAACCCCGACATTCGGGTCACCAGCAACACACCGCCGACATTCCTGCTCCAGGCGGAGAATGACCCCGTCGATCCGGTCGAGAACTCGCGCGTCTATGCGGCGGCGCTCAAGAAGGGAGGCGTTCCGGTCGAGACGCACTGGTATCCGGTGGGCGGGCACGCGTTCGGACTGCGGCGCACGCGCTATCCGATTACCAACTGGCCGCCGTTGGTGGAGAAGTGGCTCGGCACAATTGGTATGATCTCGAAGTGA
- a CDS encoding type II CAAX endopeptidase family protein has product MGNLWKRLLFFALGAALCVLVYLFLLNFPPTGRNSPTGGVIAVLVLALGAGWLTAHFLRLDGLSPAVLGLTARDRPLQRLGIGFVAGCTLTGVWLVLVAVATGATWRPNPAFASLALLGACAFNFFNNVGEELVYRGYAFVRLADRCGAVVTVLLTSGAFALLHLQAGLPWLSVIAGVFTSGLVFGAIFARWRSLPLALGFHAATNIAQDASGLRASAASLWVPDFPAASASSGPTILATIALLNLVLAVCILLLGRRPRPVPLPQ; this is encoded by the coding sequence ATGGGCAACCTGTGGAAACGCCTCCTCTTCTTCGCCCTCGGCGCTGCCCTCTGCGTCCTGGTCTACCTCTTCCTGCTCAACTTCCCCCCGACCGGCCGCAACTCCCCGACCGGCGGGGTCATCGCGGTCCTGGTCCTCGCCTTGGGCGCCGGGTGGCTCACGGCTCACTTTCTCCGACTCGATGGACTCTCGCCTGCGGTGCTGGGCCTCACCGCCCGCGACCGACCTCTCCAGCGGCTGGGTATCGGGTTCGTCGCCGGCTGCACCCTCACCGGCGTGTGGCTCGTTCTGGTGGCCGTCGCGACCGGCGCGACCTGGCGCCCAAACCCGGCATTCGCTAGCCTCGCCCTCCTGGGTGCGTGCGCCTTCAATTTCTTCAATAATGTCGGGGAAGAGCTGGTCTATCGCGGCTATGCCTTCGTGCGTCTCGCCGACCGGTGTGGCGCCGTGGTGACGGTGTTGCTCACCTCCGGCGCCTTCGCGCTGTTGCATCTCCAGGCGGGACTGCCGTGGCTGAGCGTGATCGCGGGCGTGTTCACGTCGGGGCTGGTGTTCGGAGCGATCTTTGCCCGCTGGCGGAGCCTCCCGCTCGCGTTGGGCTTTCACGCGGCGACCAACATTGCGCAGGACGCTTCCGGTCTGCGGGCGAGTGCGGCCTCTCTCTGGGTCCCCGACTTTCCAGCCGCTTCCGCGTCGTCTGGCCCAACTATCCTGGCGACGATCGCCTTGCTCAATCTGGTCCTGGCAGTTTGCATCCTGCTGCTCGGCCGTCGCCCCAGGCCGGTACCATTGCCTCAGTGA
- a CDS encoding type II toxin-antitoxin system VapC family toxin: MIVADANLIAYLVMPGERTEEAEAVLAKDPTWVAPTLWRSELRSVVHKYVMRGDLTVARAVALLGQADEVLGGREGEVDSQEVLELASRSTCTTYDCEYVALANVLDVPLVTTDRAVLKAFPVRAMTPADFLRK, encoded by the coding sequence ATGATTGTGGCCGACGCGAACCTCATCGCGTACCTGGTCATGCCGGGTGAGCGCACCGAGGAGGCAGAGGCGGTGCTTGCGAAGGACCCCACGTGGGTGGCACCTACCCTGTGGCGTAGCGAGCTCCGCAGTGTCGTGCACAAGTACGTCATGCGGGGAGACCTGACAGTCGCACGGGCGGTTGCCCTGCTTGGGCAGGCGGACGAGGTCCTCGGCGGGCGGGAGGGCGAGGTGGATTCCCAGGAGGTCCTGGAGCTTGCGTCCCGCTCGACCTGTACGACCTATGACTGCGAATATGTCGCATTGGCCAATGTGCTGGACGTTCCGCTCGTCACGACGGACCGAGCGGTGCTCAAGGCGTTCCCGGTGCGCGCAATGACACCGGCGGACTTCCTTCGCAAGTAA
- a CDS encoding Arc family DNA-binding protein, with protein MATLTIKNLPDSLYAQLKARAAEHRRSINSEAILAVERALTEASAGDPTRLLATLRRSRARLKGLYLTDKELRAARESGRA; from the coding sequence GTGGCGACCCTGACGATCAAGAACCTGCCAGATTCGCTCTACGCCCAGCTGAAGGCACGAGCAGCAGAGCATAGGCGAAGCATCAACAGTGAGGCCATCCTCGCCGTCGAGCGCGCCCTCACCGAGGCCAGCGCTGGCGATCCAACCAGGCTCCTCGCGACGCTCCGGCGCAGTCGCGCCCGACTCAAGGGCCTTTATCTCACGGACAAGGAACTGCGGGCCGCTCGGGAATCGGGTCGCGCATGA
- a CDS encoding DNA starvation/stationary phase protection protein, with amino-acid sequence MSRISPSKRAVLTGRRGLPLQTPTDLPPRAVKDVSAALNGVLADVFALYLKTKNFHWHMSGPHFRDFHLLLDEQADQLFAMTDPLAERVRKIGGLTIRSIGQIARTKRVLDNDAEYVTPMDMLAELRGDNKDLAGRLREAHGVCDTHQDVASASLIEVWIDETERRTWFLFEAAQASE; translated from the coding sequence ATGTCACGGATTTCTCCCTCGAAGCGCGCGGTTCTCACGGGCCGTCGCGGCCTCCCGCTGCAGACCCCGACCGACCTCCCGCCGCGCGCGGTCAAGGACGTCTCCGCCGCCCTCAATGGGGTTCTGGCCGACGTCTTCGCCCTCTATCTCAAGACCAAGAACTTCCATTGGCACATGAGCGGACCCCACTTCCGCGATTTCCACCTGCTGCTCGACGAACAGGCGGATCAGCTCTTCGCGATGACCGATCCGCTGGCCGAACGGGTGCGAAAGATCGGCGGCCTCACGATCCGATCGATCGGGCAGATTGCGCGGACCAAGCGGGTGCTCGACAACGACGCGGAGTATGTCACGCCGATGGACATGCTGGCCGAGCTGCGGGGCGACAACAAGGACCTCGCGGGTCGGCTGCGGGAGGCGCATGGCGTCTGCGATACCCATCAGGACGTGGCCAGCGCGTCGCTGATCGAGGTGTGGATCGACGAGACCGAGCGGCGGACCTGGTTCCTGTTCGAGGCGGCGCAGGCGTCGGAATAG
- a CDS encoding lysophospholipase produces MSNSPGNQPREERIPTSDGLELFVRSWRPATAPKAVVAIVPGFKAHSGYYGWVASQLVAAGLAVYAVDLRGRGESDGERFFVSSFDEYAHDVGQLLALARSREPGRKLFLLGHSAGGVVSCGYALEHQQELAGLICESFAFQVPAPDFALAVLKGLSHLAPHAHVLKLKNEDFSRDPEAVRVMNEDPLIADETQPSLTVAAMARADERLKEAFPQFTLPLLILHGTADKAAKASGSQFFFDTAGSNDKTLKLYEGHYHDLLNDLGRESVMADIVTWLDARL; encoded by the coding sequence ATGTCAAACAGTCCCGGGAATCAGCCGCGCGAAGAACGGATTCCGACCAGCGACGGACTCGAGCTCTTTGTCCGCTCCTGGCGGCCAGCCACCGCGCCGAAGGCGGTGGTCGCGATCGTGCCCGGCTTCAAGGCCCACAGCGGCTACTACGGCTGGGTGGCGTCTCAGCTCGTGGCCGCCGGCCTTGCCGTCTACGCCGTGGATCTTCGCGGGCGCGGCGAATCCGATGGCGAGCGGTTCTTTGTGAGCTCGTTTGACGAGTACGCCCATGACGTCGGACAGCTCCTCGCCCTCGCCCGCTCCCGCGAGCCGGGGCGCAAGCTCTTCCTGCTGGGCCACAGCGCGGGAGGCGTGGTCTCGTGCGGCTATGCGCTTGAGCACCAGCAGGAACTCGCCGGCTTGATCTGCGAGAGCTTCGCCTTCCAGGTGCCGGCGCCCGATTTTGCCCTCGCGGTCCTGAAGGGGCTGAGTCATCTGGCGCCGCACGCCCACGTGCTGAAGCTCAAGAACGAGGACTTCTCGCGCGACCCCGAGGCGGTTCGGGTCATGAACGAAGATCCGCTCATCGCAGACGAGACCCAGCCCTCACTCACCGTGGCCGCGATGGCACGCGCCGACGAGCGATTGAAGGAAGCATTCCCGCAGTTCACCCTGCCGCTGCTCATCCTGCACGGCACCGCCGACAAGGCCGCCAAGGCGAGTGGCAGCCAGTTCTTCTTCGACACGGCAGGCTCGAACGACAAGACACTCAAGCTCTACGAGGGGCACTACCACGATCTATTGAACGACCTCGGCCGGGAGAGCGTGATGGCCGACATCGTGACCTGGCTCGACGCGCGGCTGTGA